In a single window of the Porites lutea chromosome 14, jaPorLute2.1, whole genome shotgun sequence genome:
- the LOC140924244 gene encoding uncharacterized protein encodes MTEEESRVLRVVRSKTCKKWLHISAIVFGFLSIGGCFVLASLTYILFGDCEDCTPKPNDKEMVKIMRILATVLFLFGILLIALSLCCKGTTNSLAPQVVVSDIPPGDLEKSPAPILAQTHTPHRQAFVEEAATNPPDFVAALTINTNEIVPRGSSNLSVNEGFWTEEIEELDGPVTPPPSYEEALVMRWPNVVVQEHGSQSEDSIHSEDTGL; translated from the coding sequence ATGACGGAGGAGGAGAGTAGAGTTTTGCGAGTCGTGCGATCGAAGACATGCAAGAAATGGCTACATATATCTgccatagtttttgggtttctTAGCATTGGCGGTTGTTTTGTACTGGCAAGTCTTACATATATTCTTTTTGGGGATTGCGAGGACTGTACTCCAAAACCAAACGATAAAGAAATGGTGAAAATCATGCGGATACTAGCGActgttttattcctttttgGAATTCTACTTATCGCTTTGTCACTGTGTTGTAAAGGTACAACGAACAGTTTAGCACCTCAAGTCGTCGTGTCGGATATTCCACCAGGGGATTTAGAAAAATCACCCGCTCCTATCCTCGCTCAGACTCATACTCCACACAGGCAAGCTTTTGTAGAGGAAGCAGCAACAAATCCGCCAGATTTTGTGGCAGCACTGACAATTAATACCAATGAAATAGTTCCTAGAGGGAGTAGTAATTTGTCAGTGAATGAGGGATTTTGGACAGAAGAAATTGAAGAACTTGATGGTCCTGTAACTCCTCCACCAAGCTACGAGGAAGCTTTGGTGATGAGATGGCCGAATGTTGTAGTACAAGAACATGGGTCACAATCAGAAGATTCGATACATTCTGAGGACACAGGATTATGA
- the LOC140925296 gene encoding ankyrin repeat and IBR domain-containing protein 1-like, with protein sequence MGSSTSKFRKALQRGEGVEAMHIYLKNPDIKRNLDPNHSFGVNHGHNTALHYAALHGMKAFVREFLEERANPNIRNALGQNSLHCICSVTHMYQVNESSLDKTRAECLSNLLAWNSSNQEEIAAEIDVKDEAGNTPLHYAARSGLFHCVQILVASGASLYEENKNGETACDCAIKGNFNDIASFLESRMVFSESPSAIAVEEPIFINTDDQKQYRGLCAQDLQEAKDLMLVETADMLRVPLFTAEGLLRNHDWSKEALIEAWMTDPVAACEKAGVTLPENHHTGNAELEEKAKLARKSNFRSSEVCSICVEEIVYEDVPLSLSCGHEFCRSCWERYLNEKIKDGKAHGIQCPAFDCSALVPVETIESLVSREMAKRYLHFDIKEFVESNPSLKWCPFPRCGRAVRLPLSMLPSSPVAREVSSSEETEPMIVDCGQGHFFCWHCAQEAHAPCSCELWRRWLKKIAEMMPKIPTTKDVSECPETEVVANTLWLVTNSKCCPNCKSPIQKNEGCNHMKCTKCKHEFCWVCLEQWKKHSSATGGYFRCNRFEVVQKVETESAKLVSEASAKNAQIVELNCFLHYYSRFKNHENSYKFEEPLLGTAKDKMTALAMAAIETASADNVDTSFIEDAVHELLNARRVLRASYPYGYYLTGNKDKKAIFESMQTEVEEATETLSQMVARPYLRTPRAKIIQTTQLLHRKRQDFLLALSRGVIPDDDQLSEPTGFVDRLSLISHSGASQDSESDEDESNLDEVLYSIEQSILSSRLAKLGIKQSGDRAEGEQATPLEDRVNCETIHKKFNMTSCYLCKHGYSSNKKEEKKKKRHRQSQPAEFDEEIDVDFMRAIHLSLLQHSTPANHRSRESSSSSSSASSNRDQTQPRQDMAAAMTVFSTEDSASLQRAIELSLQDSAVGDISSSPDDDIKRAIRLSLQDSGLPPAGSDSSGNTDRSSSQNQRPTLPADSESDSDDEFVV encoded by the exons ATGGGGAGCTCAACGTCGAAATTTCGTAAAGCGCTACAGCGCGGAGAAGGAGTTGAGGCCATGCACATTTATCTGAAAAACCCAGACATAAAACGTAATCTAGACCCCAACCACAGTTTTGGCGTGAATCACGGCCATAATACAGCACTACATTACGCTGCTTTGCACGGTATGAAAGCTTTTGTGCGAGAATTCCTAGAGGAGCGCGCAAACCCGAACATTCGAAATGCCTTGGGCCAAAATTCTCTACACTGTATTTGTTCCGTGACGCACATGTACCAGGTGAACGAGTCATCTCTTGACAAGACCAGGGCTGAGTGTTTGTCTAATCTTTTAGCTTGGAATTCAAGCAACCAAGAGGAAATAGCCGCCGAGATAGATGTAAAAGATGAG GCTGGTAACACACCCTTGCATTATGCTGCTAGATCAGGTCTTTTTCACTGTGTTCAG atctTGGTTGCCTCTGGTGCCTCCTTgtatgaagaaaataaaaatggagAGACTGCTTGTGACTGTGCAATAAAAGGGAACTTTAATGATATTGCATCTTTCCTGGAGTCGAGAATGGTTTTCTCT GAGAGTCCGAGTGCCATTGCTGTTGAGGAACCTATATTTATTAACACAGATGACCAG AAACAGTATCGAGGCCTGTGTGCTCAAGATCTACAAGAAGCTAAGGACTTGATGCTTGTGGAGACTGCCGATATGCTCAGG GTGCCATTATTCACTGCAGAGGGTCTGCTGCGGAACCATG ACTGGTCCAAGGAGGCTCTGATTGAAGCATGGATGACTGATCCTGTTGCTGCTTGTGAAAAAGCTGGCGTTACTCTTCCAGAGA ATCATCATACAGGCAATGCTGAACTTGAAGAGAAAGCAAAACTTGCCAGAAAAAGTAACTTTAGAAGTTCT GAGGTTTGTTCTATCTGTGTGGAAGAAATAGTCTATGAAGATGTTCCACTATCTCTTTCTTGTGGTCATGAATTCTGCCGCTCCTGTTGGGAGAG ATACTTAAATGAGAAGATTAAAGATGGAAAAGCACATGGTATTCAGTGTCCTGCATTTGATTGTAGTGCTTTAGTGCCTGTG GAAACTATTGAAAGCCTTGTCTCAAGAGAAATGGCAAAGAGATACCTTCATTTTGATATAAAG GAATTTGTTGAGAGTAATCCCAGTTTGAAATGGTGTCCATTTCCTCGGTGTGGCCGAGCTGTGCGTCTCCCACTTAGCATGCTACCCTCATCACCTGTTGCTCGGGAAGTGAGCTCATCAGAAGAAACAGAACCCATGATTGTAGACTGCGGTCAAGGTCATTTTTTCTGCTG GCACTGTGCACAGGAAGCCCATGCTCCTTGTAGCTGTGAACTGTGGCGTAGATGGCTGAAGAAAATTGCAGAGATGATGCCAAAGATACCAACCACAAAAG ATGTTTCTGAGTGTCCTGAAACAGAAGTTGTTGCAAACACCTTATGGCTAGTAACAAACTCTAAATGCTGCCCTAACTGCAA ATCGCCCATTCAGAAGAATGAAGGATGTAATCATATGAAGTGTACAAAA TGTAAACATGAGTTTTGCTGGGTTTGCCTTGAACAGTGGAAGAAACACAGTTCAGCTACAGGAGGTTATTTTAG GTGTAATAGATTTGAAGTAGTGCAAAAAGTAGAAACAGAATCAGCTAAGCTAGTGTCAGag GCAAGTGCAAAGAATGCCCAAATAGTAGAGTTGAATTGTTTCCTACATTACTACTCTCGCTTCAAGAATCACGAAAATAGTTACAAG TTTGAAGAGCCTTTATTGGGTACAGCTAAAGATAAAATGACAGCTCTGGCGATGGCTGCCATAGAAACAG CATCAGCAGATAATGTTGATACGTCTTTCATCGAGGATGCTGTGCATGAATTACTTAATGCAAGACGAGTTTTACGAGCATCATATCCTTATGGTTATTATCTTACCGGCAATAAAGACAAGAAAGCAATATTTGAGTCCATGCAG ACTGAAGTAGAAGAAGCTACTGAGACTTTGTCTCAGATGGTGGCTCGACCTTATTTGAGAACTCCGCGCGCAAAGATAATTCAAACAACCCAGCTACTGCATAGAAAGCGACAGGACTTTTTGTTGGCTTTGTCTCGAGGAGTTATTCCTGATGACGATCAGCTTTCAGAACCCACAGGCTTTGTTGATAG GCTAAGTCTAATTTCACATTCAGGTGCTAGTCAAGACAGTGAG TCTGATGAAGATGAGAGCAACCTTGATGAAGTGCTTTACTCAATTGAACAGTCAATTCTCAGTTCACGTTTAGCGAAATTGGGTATAAAACAGAGCGGTGATAGGGCAGAAGGAGAACAAGCCACGCCCCTTGAAGATAGAGTCAACTGCGAAACTATTCACAAAAAATTCAACATGACTTCCTGTTACTTATGTAAACATGGCTACAGCTCCaacaagaaagaagagaaaaagaaaa AACGTCACCGCCAAAGCCAGCCAGCTGAGTTTGATGAGGAAATTGATGTAGACTTTATGAGGGCCATTCATCTTTCCCTGCTACAACACAGCACCCCAGCCAATCACAGAAGCCGAGAATCAAGCTCTTCTAGTAGCTCAGCAAGCTCAAACAGAGATCAGACACAGCCTAGGCAAGACATGGCCGCCGCCATGACAGTGTTCTCTACTGAGGATAGTGCCTCTCTACAAAGAGCCATAGAGTTATCACTTCAAGATTCTGCTGTAGGAG ATATATCCTCGTCTCCTGATGACGATATCAAAAGAGCCATCAGACTCTCACTGCAGGACAGCGGTCTGCCCCCAGCGGGTAGTGATAGCAGTGGAAACACGGACAGGTCATCTTCTCAAAACCAGCGACCAACACTTCCAGCAGATAGTGAgagtgatagtgatgatgaaTTCGTTGTTTAG
- the LOC140924063 gene encoding 52 kDa repressor of the inhibitor of the protein kinase-like, whose amino-acid sequence MMEQLTTRRRRAWISAISRSDLTDDKLEHEREYWKRAVAIPFLEIVSSELKSRFSHEKRAHYELCALVPEVISKKDENAVTSLLNVLKEKWEHILPLPAAFESELFRWSNHWKRQEAMPDESVASIIASHANVIFFPNIRELLKILAVLPIGSTEAERSFSCLRRLHTWLRSTMNTDRLSDLSVIAMHGNTMVALETDSICRAFIELNLRRMTEPSLFGQ is encoded by the exons ATGATGGAGCAGTTGACGACCAGAAGAAGACGTGCATGGATTTCTGCCATAAGTCGCAGTGACCTTACGGACGATAAGCTTGAACATGAGAGG GAGTATTGGAAGCGCGCTGTCGCAATACCGTTTTTAGAAATAGTGTCATCGGAATTGAAGTCCCGTTTCAGCCACGAAAAGCGAGCTCATTATGAGCTGTGTGCCCTCGTGCCAGAGGTAATCAGCAAAAAAGATGAAAACGCTGTAACTAGCCTTCTCAACGTTCTAAAAGAGAAATGGGAGCATATTCTTCCGCTTCCTGCGGCGTTTGAAAGTGAGCTGTTTCGCTGGTCGAATCATTGGAAGAGGCAAGAAGCTATGCCTGATGAATCCGTTGCATCCATTATAGCTAGCCATGCAAATGTTATTTTCTTCCCCAATATACGTGAGCTGCTAAAGATTCTGGCTGTCTTACCTATTGGAAGCACCGAGGCCGAAAGGTCATTCTCCTGTCTCCGCAGACTCCACACCTGGCTGAGATCGACAATGAACACGGACAGACTCTCTGATTTGTCCGTCATCGCCATGCATGGCAACACGATGGTTGCTCTGGAGACCGACAGCATTTGCCGAGCATTTATAGAACTCAATCTAAGAAGGATGACGGAACCATCACTTTTTGGGCAGTGA